A single genomic interval of Pyrus communis chromosome 7, drPyrComm1.1, whole genome shotgun sequence harbors:
- the LOC137739134 gene encoding protein MAIN-LIKE 2-like, with protein sequence MESHIDPGPVDKSVLYDQENHISSAIWDGQERGVLRCHEHTSMLEQWRLIPQQVELVEKAGFKHFRSIPTIVLDNSLISALVERWRRETNTFHLPVGEMTITLEDVALILGLPIDGKPVIGVPVKTPNSVCEDLLGKSPKDLNGGMMKLNWLRECFSRCPEDAPIEEIERHTRAYLLYIVGCTIFSTTTGNKVSVTFLPLFEKFEEAGKYAWGAAALAFLYRALGNASLKSQGTISGSLTLLQCWSYYHLNVGQPKFNEESSDGFFPFALRWKGRSTGSRSKTNIVAYRKALDSLQPFGVKWFPYKDLDHTIIPEDIKNNLILRTSKTILICFGKAERHLPDRCLRQFGMLQHIPEDVQKWERKIPAVDQGVDLSTDVELGGKGKMRSEIKEWLERRVHILEGNDGVDENTYMDWYERITRKYVGRPESLESEFQRIAASMRDIASIADTLPRDQMNPQDGELLDEIKKTVHVCLTDVVGNSKNGRAKNAVKRKREGG encoded by the exons ATGGAGTCGCACATAGATCCTGGACCAGTTGATAAGTCTGTACTTTATGATCAAGAAAATCATATCTCTTCAGCGATTTGGGATGGACAG GAGCGTGGCGTGCTTAGATGTCACGAACACACTTCGATGCTTGAGCAATGGAGACTCATACCTCAACAAGTTGAGTTGGTTGAGAAGGCCGGTTTTAAACACTTCAGATCAATACCGACAATTGTTCTTGACAATTCACTAATATCGGCACTTGTTGAGAGGTGGAGGAGAGAAACAAATACATTTCATTTGCCTGTTGGAGAAATGACTATAACGCTTGAGGATGTTGCGCTTATACTTGGGCTACCAATCGATGGAAAACCTGTTATTGGTGTACCGGTGAAGACACCCAACTCGGTATGTGAAGACTTGCTTGGGAAATCACCAAAGGACCTGAATGGGGGAATGATGAAGCTAAATTGGTTGAGAGAGTGTTTTTCTAGATGTCCTGAAGATGCACCGATTGAAGAGATTGAGCGCCACACTCGTGCTTACCTCCTATATATTGTTGGTTGTACAATATTTTCCACAACCACTGGAAATAAAGTCTCTGTTACATTTCTTCCGCTGTTTGAAAAGTTTGAAGAAGCTGGAAAATATGCATGGGGTGCAGCAGCATTGGCATTCCTCTATAGAGCTCTTGGTAATGCCTCCCTTAAATCTCAAGGCACGATCAGTGGCTCTTTGACGCTACTGCAG TGCTGGAGTTACTATCACCTGAATGTTGGCCAACCGAAGTTCAATGAAGAGTCGAGCGATGGTTTTTTTCCATTTGCTCTTAGGTGGAAAGGGAGGTCAACTGGATCAAGATCGAAAACCAACATAGTTGCCTACCGCAAGGCCTTGGATTCGCTTCAACCTTTTGGT GTTAAGTGGTTTCCATACAAAGATTTGGATCACACAATTATACCGGAAGATATAAAAAACAATCTGATTTTACGGACTTCAAAAACGATCCTGATATGCTTTGGCAAGGCAGAAAGACACCTCCCTGATCGCTGCCTCAGGCAGTTTGGCATGCTTCAACATATACCAGAGGATGTCCAGAAATGGGAGAGGAAGATTCCTGCAGTTGATCAGGGGGTAGACTTGTCAACGGATGTAGAGTTGGGGGGCAAAGGAAAAATGCGCTCAGAGATCAAGGAATGGTTAGAGCGTCGAGTCCATATTTTGGAAGGTAACGATGGTGTTGATGAAAACACGTACATGGATTGGTACGAGAGAATTACCCGCAAATATGTGGGGAGACCTGAATCTTTAGAATCTGAGTTTCAGAGAATA GCTGCTTCTATGAGAGATATTGCAAGCATTGCTGATACATTGCCAAGAGACCAGATGAACCCCCAAGATGGGGAGTTACTTGATGAAATCAAGAAGACGGTGCATGTATGCTTGACGGATGTCGTTGGGAATTCTAAAAATGGCAGGGCTAAGAATGCCGTGAAACGTAAGAGAGAGGGAGGATAA